The DNA region ACCTTGCAGGGCTGGTCGCGCAGGTAAAATTCGCGCTCGAACAGATCGAGTAATTTTAGGCCAATCATCAGCGCCTGCTGGCGCGCTGTCTCCACATCCTGGCTCAAGTGCTCGGACACCACCACAAACTCATCGCCGTTAAAGCGCGCCAGGGTATCGCTCTCGCGCACGCCCGACGCCAGGCGCAAGGCTATTTGCTGCAACAGCAGGTCGCCATCGTCATGGCCATAGTTGTCGTTGATATAGCGAAAGTTGTCCATATCGATAAACAAAATGGCACAGTGCTGGTGCTGCCGGGCACAGCCGGCACATATTTGTTGCAGGCGATCGTATAGCAACCGGCGATTGGGCAACTGGGTCAGTTGATCGTTCAGCGCCAACTGGCGAATGGCATCCTCCGCCTGCTTGCGCTCGCTGATATCGCGCGAGCTGCCCTGGGCGCCGGAGAACTCTCCCGTCGGTGTGAAGAACATACGCACAGCTGCTTCCACCCACACCAGGTGCCCATCCTTGTGGGCCAGGCCAAAGCGGGTGATGGAATCCCGGTAGCCATGGAATTCGCCGCGCCGGGCGGCCGCCAGTATGTGGGCCAGCTGCGCATAGGCCCGCTCGCGATCGCTGGGGTGCAGGACACAGCCCATATCGCGCCCCACCAATTCCCCGGCCTCATAGCCAATCAATTTTTTAACCGAAGGACTGATGTAGGTGTATGCCTGCTGCTCATTCACCATCCACACCCAGTCGGTCATATTGTCCGTTAGCAGGGTGACCTGTTGCTCCTGCGCACGGATCTCAGCGGCTTGGGCCGCCAGGCGCCGGTTGAGTACGGCATTGTGATAGAGCAGGAAGCTCACGCCCATGAGCAATACACTGGCAACCACCAGGGCCAATAGCCAGGGGGGTAATGTCTCCACCTCGCGGTGGCTGATCCACTTCTGGGTCAGGCGGGTCATCTCCTCGGGGCTGATATCGTTCAGGGCCCGGTTAATCTCATCCAGCGACGCGCTATTGCCGCGCGCCACTGCCGCGTGGATGGGGCGCGAATAAAGCACAGATAAGACACGGAACTGGTCGGGAGTGGTAAACCTGTCCAGATAGAACATGCCAACCGGGTAATCTGCCACAAACGCATCCACGTCACCGCGTACCGCCGCTTCCACCAGGGCCCGATTGTTGTTGTATAAGCGCAGCGCCAATGCCGGGTGATGCTTGCGCATGAATTCCTCTTCAAAGCCACCGGCAGTGATGCCGATAGGCTGGGTCAGATCGGCAGGCTCCAACACCTGACGCAGGCTCCTGGCGTTAACAAAAAGGGCCGTGCGCAACTGGAACAAGGGGTTGGAAAAATCGAGATAGGCGCGACGCTCGGGCGATTCCAGCAGGCCGCCGTGGATCGCCTCCCGGGAACCTTTGACCCTGTGCAGGGTGTGCTGCCAATCGAGCAGTTCAAACTGAACCGGGCGACCGGTTTTAGTCCCGATCAACTTCCACAGATCGACAATCAGGCCCTGGGGTTCGCCGTGGCGGTCGCGAAACGCCAGGGGTGCCCAGCTGTGATCCTGCACCACATACCAAGTGCGCGGATTGGTATCGGCAACATCGGTGGCGACACTGTCCGGCAGGGACTCGGCGGCAGCGGACAATGCCAGCGACAGGAACAAGGCAGCAATTTTCCCGCCCCTCAACATGGCAACAACCTTACCAACCATAAAAATCCGGCGCATTTAATCGACATCATTGGGGCGGTTTCCCGCCAGGTAAGCATCCTTGAGCTTGACGTAGTTAGTGGCGGAATAGCGGAAAAAATGCCGCTCACCCTCCTTCAGCGGGCGCACCTGCTTGACCGGCGACCCCATGTACAGGAAACCGGACTCCAGGCGCTTGCCCGGCGGCACCAGGGAACCGGCACCAATCACCACCTCGTCCTCCACCACAGCACCGTCCAGCACGGTGGAGCCGATACCGATCAACACCCGGTTGCCGATGGTACAGCCATGCAGGCACACCGAATGCCCCACAGTCACCTCGTCGCCGATGGTGAGCGGATGGCCAGCGGGGTTGTAATCACTGGCGTGGGTGATATGCAGCACCGAACCATCCTGCACACTGGTGCGCGCGCCTATGCGAATGCGATGCATATCGCCGCGAATCACCACACAGGGCCACACGGAGGAATCGTCCCCGATACTGACATCGCCAATCACTACCGCTGCCGGGTCGACAAAAACATTTTCCCCCAGGCTGGGGATATGGCCTTGAAAAGGACGAATCGCGCTCATACAAAAACCTCTCGAAGGCTCACCAGGAGCCCGGTAAACATCTACGCAAACCAGCGGTGTATGATACGCAAACCCCGCCGCTTTTTCCCGGAGCTTTTCGCTATGACCAACCCGCTGTTGCACGCCCATGTGTTGCCCCCTTTCAGCCAGATCCAACCCGAGCACATAGAGCCGGCCATCCGCCAGCTCATCGACGAAGGGCGCAGCCAGTTGCAGCAACTCTTGGCTGAGCTCAAGAACCCCACCTGGGAAACCCTGGTTGCCCCCCTCGAAGCCCAGGGCGATAAACTCGACCAGGCCTGGGCGCCCGTGAGCCACCTCAACTCCGTCGCCAATAGCGAAGCCCTGCGCCAGGCCTATAACACCTGTATTGGCCTGCTGACTGACTACAGCACCGAATTCAGCCAGAACCAGGCCCTGTACCGCGCCTACCAGCAACTGGCTGACAGCACCGCATACGCCCACCTGACCCAGGCGCAAAAACAAACCATCGACAACGCCCTGCGCGATTTTCGCCTGGGTGGCGTCGCCCTGAACGATGCCGACCAAAAACGCTACGGTGAGATCCAGAAGCGCCTGTCGGAATTATCGACCCGGTTTTCCAATAACCTGCTCGATGCCACCCAAGCCTGGTACAAGCATTTTGATAATGCCGACGCACTCGCGGGGCTGCCGGAATCGGCACTCGCCCAGGCCGCCCAGGCCGCTGCACAGAAAGACCTGCAAGGCTACGTCGTCACCCTGGACTTTCCGTCCTACTACGCCGTGATTATGTACGCCGACAACCGCGCCCTGCGCGAGGAAATTTACCGCGCCTATGTCACCCGCGCCTCGGCCGAAGGCAAAAAAGCGGACGGCTCATCCGCGGCGGAATTTGACAACACCGCCATCATCAGCGAAACCCTGGCACTGCGCCACGAACTGGCACAACTGCTCGGTTTCAACAACTATGCCGAGCGCTCCCTCGCCAGCAAAATGGCCGAGTCACCCGCCCAGGTGCTGCAATTCCTCAACGAGTTGGCGAGCAAATCCAAACCCTTCGCCGAGCGCGATTACGCTGAACTCAAAGCTTTCGCCGCCAGCCAGGGCTGCACTGACCTGCAAGCCTGGGATACCACCTATTACAGCGAAAAATTGCGCGTGGCCAAGTACGCGGTATCGCAAGAAGAATTGCGCCCCTATTTTCCCGCCGAAACAGTGATCGCGGGAATGTTTACCGTGGTGCAGCGCCTGTTTGGGATTGAGGTCAAACAAAACAGCGAATTCGATAGTTATCACCCGGATCTGCGCTTTTACAACATCCATAAAGACGGTGAAACCATTGCCAGCTTTTATCTGGACCTGTTCGCACGCGACAAGAAAAAAGGCGGCGCCTGGATGGCCGACTGCCGCGTGCGCCGCAATACGGGCAGCGCGGTGCAATTACCCGTCGCCTTTTTAACCTGCAACTTCACTCCTCCGGTGGGAGACACGCCTTCGCTGCTCACCCACGATGAAGTCACTACGCTGTTCCACGAATTTGGCCACGGTCTGCACCATATGCTGACGCAAATTGATGTGGCGGCGGTCAGCGGTATTAATGGCGTCGCCTGGGATGCGGTGGAACTGCCCAGCCAATTTATGGAGAACTGGTGCTGGGAACCGGAGGCCATTCCACTTATTTCCGGCCACTACCAAACCGGCGAACCGCTGCCACAAGCACTGCTGGATAAAATGCTGGCCGCGAAAAACTTCCAATCCGGTTTGCAGATGATTCGCCAGCTGGAATTCTCCCTGTTCGATTTCCGCTTACATGCAGAATACAACCCGCACACGCCTCAAACCGCGCAGCAAGTGTTGAATGATGTGCGCGCACAAGTAGCCGTTATTGTGCCGCCTGCCTTTAACCGTTTTGAAAACAGTTTTAGCCATATTTTTGCCGGTGGTTACGCCGCCGGTTATTACAGCTACAAATGGGCCGAGGTGCTCTCTGCCGATGCCTATTCGCGCTTCGAGGAAGAGGGAATTTTCAATCGCACGACCGGTGAAAGTTTCCTCACCGAAATCCTGCAGCAAGGTGGCAGTAAAGCGCCCATGGAACTCTTTAAAAACTTCCGCGGCCGCGAACCGCACATAGACGCCCTGCTGCGTCACAGCGGTATCCAGGAGGAGGCTGCCTGATGGCCTACAGCAACAAACGCCGCTTTATCGCGGGCGCCGTATGTCCGCGCTGCTCGGAAATGGACAAGCTGGTGGTCTACAGCGAAGACGGCAAGGACTTCCGCGAGTGTGTCGCCTGCGGCTACAAGGATGAGATGCGCTTTAAGCCCGCACAGCGAGAATTGGAAACGCGCGTTAACCAAACCGAAGCAGAAAAAAATGCGCTGCAAGTGGTAACAATACTGCCGTTTACCAAAGCGGAATAATGTGGCTTTGCACCACAGCATTTTACCCGTACCATTCGCAATTAATCTTATTTATCTGCACAAACTGGTCTCCACAGGCATTTAATGAATGTGGAGACAACACCGCATCAGGCATTATCTCAATGCGCAAAACTAATAATATTAATAATAACTAAATTATATATTTCATCGATAAAACAATTTCCCTGTTTGAATTTTTTACCATTGCAACTTTTTGCGCCACAAATTGAACCTCC from Cellvibrio japonicus Ueda107 includes:
- a CDS encoding diguanylate cyclase domain-containing protein, with protein sequence MVGKVVAMLRGGKIAALFLSLALSAAAESLPDSVATDVADTNPRTWYVVQDHSWAPLAFRDRHGEPQGLIVDLWKLIGTKTGRPVQFELLDWQHTLHRVKGSREAIHGGLLESPERRAYLDFSNPLFQLRTALFVNARSLRQVLEPADLTQPIGITAGGFEEEFMRKHHPALALRLYNNNRALVEAAVRGDVDAFVADYPVGMFYLDRFTTPDQFRVLSVLYSRPIHAAVARGNSASLDEINRALNDISPEEMTRLTQKWISHREVETLPPWLLALVVASVLLMGVSFLLYHNAVLNRRLAAQAAEIRAQEQQVTLLTDNMTDWVWMVNEQQAYTYISPSVKKLIGYEAGELVGRDMGCVLHPSDRERAYAQLAHILAAARRGEFHGYRDSITRFGLAHKDGHLVWVEAAVRMFFTPTGEFSGAQGSSRDISERKQAEDAIRQLALNDQLTQLPNRRLLYDRLQQICAGCARQHQHCAILFIDMDNFRYINDNYGHDDGDLLLQQIALRLASGVRESDTLARFNGDEFVVVSEHLSQDVETARQQALMIGLKLLDLFEREFYLRDQPCKVTASIGIVLFNDDSKAVNSLLKYADTAMHQAKVNGRNRCVISDQHHPGSLNA
- a CDS encoding gamma carbonic anhydrase family protein — translated: MSAIRPFQGHIPSLGENVFVDPAAVVIGDVSIGDDSSVWPCVVIRGDMHRIRIGARTSVQDGSVLHITHASDYNPAGHPLTIGDEVTVGHSVCLHGCTIGNRVLIGIGSTVLDGAVVEDEVVIGAGSLVPPGKRLESGFLYMGSPVKQVRPLKEGERHFFRYSATNYVKLKDAYLAGNRPNDVD
- the prlC gene encoding oligopeptidase A — its product is MTNPLLHAHVLPPFSQIQPEHIEPAIRQLIDEGRSQLQQLLAELKNPTWETLVAPLEAQGDKLDQAWAPVSHLNSVANSEALRQAYNTCIGLLTDYSTEFSQNQALYRAYQQLADSTAYAHLTQAQKQTIDNALRDFRLGGVALNDADQKRYGEIQKRLSELSTRFSNNLLDATQAWYKHFDNADALAGLPESALAQAAQAAAQKDLQGYVVTLDFPSYYAVIMYADNRALREEIYRAYVTRASAEGKKADGSSAAEFDNTAIISETLALRHELAQLLGFNNYAERSLASKMAESPAQVLQFLNELASKSKPFAERDYAELKAFAASQGCTDLQAWDTTYYSEKLRVAKYAVSQEELRPYFPAETVIAGMFTVVQRLFGIEVKQNSEFDSYHPDLRFYNIHKDGETIASFYLDLFARDKKKGGAWMADCRVRRNTGSAVQLPVAFLTCNFTPPVGDTPSLLTHDEVTTLFHEFGHGLHHMLTQIDVAAVSGINGVAWDAVELPSQFMENWCWEPEAIPLISGHYQTGEPLPQALLDKMLAAKNFQSGLQMIRQLEFSLFDFRLHAEYNPHTPQTAQQVLNDVRAQVAVIVPPAFNRFENSFSHIFAGGYAAGYYSYKWAEVLSADAYSRFEEEGIFNRTTGESFLTEILQQGGSKAPMELFKNFRGREPHIDALLRHSGIQEEAA
- a CDS encoding YheV family putative zinc ribbon protein — its product is MAYSNKRRFIAGAVCPRCSEMDKLVVYSEDGKDFRECVACGYKDEMRFKPAQRELETRVNQTEAEKNALQVVTILPFTKAE